In the genome of Telluria beijingensis, one region contains:
- a CDS encoding glycoside hydrolase family 2 protein gives MKCIGNACWAAMCALVLSWHAPAWAQAQTPAGDAASTPLQHIHGRQHQSLNGRWNYIVDPYETGYYNYRREPFDATPSGKGGFYDDLAPPQKGELVEYDFDLSPTLKVPGDWNSQAEKLAFYEGTVWMRQVFNAEPKEGSRYFLYFGAVNYQAHVYLNGKKLGMHKGGFTPFQFDVSGKLNKGRNFVVVKVDNMRHQDEIPTVNTDWWNYGGITRDVVLAEVPATYIADYKVQLAKGDLKRIEGFVQLAGAQPRQSVSVSIPEAGIKTTVMTDAGGRADFKIPVNKLRYWSPEDPKLYGVEIAAGPDAVKDRIGFRTIETRGQDILLNGKSIFLRGISLHDENPLAQGRLRGEGDMRMMLQWAKELNANYVRLAHYPHSERMSRLADEMGLLVWAEVPVYWTISWTNPDTYRNAHQQLTDMVVRDRNRASVIIWSIGNETPVSAPRNDFMGRLADTVRKLDDTRLVAAALEVHREGQRVVVEDPLSDKIDLASFNEYAGWYWSDPKDMLNYRFDIKVDKPVVVSEFGADALGGYHADDATRWSEEYQDLLYKNQFTMLTAIPGLRGMTPWILADFRSPRRPHPRYQDFWNRKGLISDTGQKKKAFHTLKEFYDRMQQKYR, from the coding sequence ATGAAGTGTATTGGCAATGCATGCTGGGCCGCGATGTGCGCGCTGGTCCTGTCCTGGCACGCGCCCGCATGGGCGCAGGCACAGACGCCGGCCGGCGACGCGGCCTCCACGCCGCTGCAGCATATCCACGGACGGCAGCACCAGAGCCTCAACGGCCGCTGGAACTATATCGTCGACCCTTACGAAACCGGCTATTACAACTACCGCCGCGAGCCTTTCGACGCCACGCCTTCCGGCAAGGGCGGCTTCTACGACGACCTGGCGCCGCCGCAAAAGGGCGAGCTGGTCGAGTACGACTTCGACCTGTCGCCGACGCTCAAGGTGCCGGGCGACTGGAATTCGCAGGCCGAGAAGCTGGCCTTCTATGAAGGCACAGTGTGGATGCGCCAGGTGTTCAATGCTGAACCAAAGGAAGGCAGTCGCTACTTCCTTTACTTCGGCGCCGTCAATTACCAGGCCCACGTCTACCTGAACGGCAAGAAGCTGGGCATGCACAAGGGCGGCTTCACGCCGTTCCAGTTCGACGTCAGCGGCAAGCTGAATAAAGGGCGCAACTTCGTGGTGGTCAAGGTCGACAATATGCGCCACCAGGACGAGATCCCGACCGTGAACACCGACTGGTGGAACTATGGCGGCATCACGCGCGACGTGGTGCTGGCCGAGGTGCCGGCCACGTATATCGCCGACTACAAGGTGCAGCTGGCCAAGGGCGATTTGAAACGCATCGAGGGATTCGTCCAGCTGGCCGGTGCCCAGCCGCGGCAAAGCGTCAGCGTGAGCATCCCGGAAGCCGGCATCAAGACCACCGTCATGACCGATGCCGGCGGCCGGGCTGACTTCAAGATACCCGTGAACAAGCTGCGCTACTGGTCGCCGGAAGACCCGAAACTGTACGGCGTCGAGATCGCCGCCGGCCCGGACGCCGTCAAGGACAGGATCGGTTTCCGCACCATCGAGACCCGTGGCCAGGACATCCTGCTGAACGGTAAATCGATCTTCCTGCGCGGGATCTCGCTGCACGACGAGAATCCGCTGGCCCAGGGCCGCCTGCGCGGCGAGGGCGATATGCGCATGATGCTGCAGTGGGCGAAAGAACTGAATGCGAACTACGTGCGCCTGGCCCACTATCCGCACAGCGAACGGATGTCGCGCCTGGCCGACGAGATGGGCCTGCTGGTCTGGGCCGAGGTGCCGGTGTACTGGACCATCTCGTGGACCAACCCGGACACCTACCGCAACGCCCACCAGCAGCTGACCGACATGGTGGTGCGCGACAGGAACCGCGCCAGCGTCATCATCTGGTCGATCGGGAACGAGACCCCGGTGAGTGCGCCGCGCAACGACTTCATGGGCCGGCTGGCCGACACCGTGCGCAAGCTGGACGACACGCGCCTGGTAGCGGCCGCGCTCGAGGTGCACCGCGAGGGCCAGCGGGTCGTGGTCGAGGATCCGCTGTCCGACAAGATCGACCTGGCCAGCTTCAATGAATACGCGGGCTGGTACTGGAGCGACCCGAAGGACATGCTCAACTACCGCTTCGACATCAAGGTCGACAAGCCGGTGGTCGTCAGCGAATTCGGCGCCGATGCGCTGGGCGGCTACCACGCGGACGACGCGACCCGCTGGAGCGAGGAATACCAGGACCTGCTGTACAAGAACCAGTTCACCATGCTGACCGCGATCCCCGGCCTGCGCGGCATGACGCCGTGGATCCTGGCCGATTTCCGCTCCCCGCGCCGCCCGCATCCGCGCTACCAGGACTTCTGGAACCGCAAGGGCCTGATCTCGGACACCGGCCAGAAGAAGAAAGCCTTTCACACGCTGAAGGAGTTCTACGACCGGATGCAGCAGAAATACCGATAA